A window of Euwallacea fornicatus isolate EFF26 chromosome 13, ASM4011564v1, whole genome shotgun sequence contains these coding sequences:
- the Lcch3 gene encoding gamma-aminobutyric acid receptor subunit beta-like isoform X1: protein MEGPKLDIILLILAVYSMTKNCISGQRGSVMISDRLDNVTQTISRLLEGYDIRLRPDFGGEHLLVGMDLTIASFDAISEVNMDYTITLYLNQYWKDERLAFSNEDEILTLSGDFAEKIWVPDTFFANDKNSFLHDVTERNKLVRLNGDGSITYGMRFTTTLACMMDLHYYPLDSQNCTVEIESYGYTVMDVVMYWKDRPVRGVEEAELPQFTIIGYETNDRKERLATGIYQRLSLSFKLQRNIGYFIFQTYLPSILIVMLSWVSFWINHEATSARVALGITTVLTMTTISTGVRSSLPRISYVKAIDIYLVMCFVFVFAALLEYAAVNYTYWGARAKKKSKKSKETDEKAADSFSGSKLPSCDQNQKQIVKGEDIIELEDIRMSPLPSIRNRKLSVKINSSQDSESSSNFPPSFRYSRSSGYMYTCRQTPGLRFRGNPVHKPKMLHAIRKGALVLKASMPKIKDVNLIDKYSRIIFPVSFMIFNTIYWLFYILE, encoded by the exons ATGGAAGGGCCCAAACTGGACATCATACTGCTCATCCTGGCAGTCTACAGCATGACAAAGAACTGCATAAG cgGACAACGAGGCTCTGTGATGATCTCAGATAGGTTGGATAATGTCACTCAAACTATATCCAGACTTTTGGAAGGTTACGACATTCGGCTTCGGCCAGATTTTGGGG GAGAACACCTGCTGGTGGGCATGGACCTCACAATCGCCAGTTTCGATGCCATATCCGAAGTGAATATG GATTACACTATAACACTGTATTTAAACCAATACTGGAAAGACGAGCGTTTGGCCTTCAGCAACGAAGACGAAATCCTGACTCTATCCGGAGATTTTGCCGAGAAAATCTGGGTTCCAGACACATTTTTTGCCAACGATAAAAACAG CTTTCTGCATGACGTAACCGAGAGAAACAAATTGGTACGTCTTAATGGCGACGGATCAATTACATACGGAATGCGGTTCACCACCACGTTGGCCTGCATGATGGATCTCCATTATTATCCCCTCGATTCGCAGAATTGTACAGTGGAAATCGAGAGCT ATGGATACACGGTTATGGACGTGGTCATGTACTGGAAAGACAGGCCCGTGCGAGGAGTCGAGGAAGCGGAATTGCCTCAGTTTACCATAATCGGATACGAAACGAACGATCGAAAGGAACGACTCGCCACag GAATTTACCAGAGACTGTCCTTGTCCTTTAAGCTACAAAGGAACATTGGgtatttcattttccaaaccTATTTGCCCAGCATTCTCATTGTGATGCTCTCATGGGTATCCTTTTGGATCAACCACGAGGCTACTAGTGCCAGAGTCGCTTTAG GTATTACAACTGTCCTTACAATGACCACTATAAGCACTGGAGTGCGCAGCTCCCTTCCTAGAATAAGCTACGTCAAGGCGATTGACATTTACTTAGTCATGTGCTTCGTCTTCGTATTCGCAGCCCTCCTTGAATACGCAGCTGTGAACTACACTTATTGGGGGGCCAGGGCCAAGAAAAAGAGCAAGAAATCTAAGGAGACTGACGAGAAAGCTGCAG ATAGCTTTTCAGGCTCGAAACTGCCTTCTTGCGACCAAAACCAGAAGCAAATAGTGAAGGGCGAGGACATTATCGAGCTGGAGGACATACGGATGAGCCCTTTACCCTCGATAAGAAACCGGAAGCTCTcggttaaaataaattcttctCAGGATTCGGAGTCATCGTCGAACTTCCCTCCTAGTTTCCGGTATAGCAGATCGTCGGGTTATATGTATACGTGCAGACAAACGCCCGGACTAAGATTTCGAG GGAATCCTGTCCATAAGCCCAAGATGCTGCACGCCATCAGGAAGGGCGCTTTGGTGCTGAAAGCTTCCATGCCAAAGATCAAGGATGTAAACTTGATAGACAAGTATTCCAGGATCATTTTCCCAGTTAgttttatgatatttaataCCATTTATTGGCTGTTTTACATTCTAGAGTAA
- the Lcch3 gene encoding gamma-aminobutyric acid receptor subunit beta-like isoform X2 produces MEGPKLDIILLILAVYSMTKNCISGQRGSVMISDRLDNVTQTISRLLEGYDIRLRPDFGGEHLLVGMDLTIASFDAISEVNMDYTITLYLNQYWKDERLAFSNEDEILTLSGDFAEKIWVPDTFFANDKNSFLHDVTERNKLVRLNGDGSITYGMRFTTTLACMMDLHYYPLDSQNCTVEIESYGYTVMDVVMYWKDRPVRGVEEAELPQFTIIGYETNDRKERLATGIYQRLSLSFKLQRNIGYFIFQTYLPSILIVMLSWVSFWINHEATSARVALGITTVLTMTTISTGVRSSLPRISYVKAIDIYLVMCFVFVFAALLEYAAVNYTYWGARAKKKSKKSKETDEKAAGSKLPSCDQNQKQIVKGEDIIELEDIRMSPLPSIRNRKLSVKINSSQDSESSSNFPPSFRYSRSSGYMYTCRQTPGLRFRGNPVHKPKMLHAIRKGALVLKASMPKIKDVNLIDKYSRIIFPVSFMIFNTIYWLFYILE; encoded by the exons ATGGAAGGGCCCAAACTGGACATCATACTGCTCATCCTGGCAGTCTACAGCATGACAAAGAACTGCATAAG cgGACAACGAGGCTCTGTGATGATCTCAGATAGGTTGGATAATGTCACTCAAACTATATCCAGACTTTTGGAAGGTTACGACATTCGGCTTCGGCCAGATTTTGGGG GAGAACACCTGCTGGTGGGCATGGACCTCACAATCGCCAGTTTCGATGCCATATCCGAAGTGAATATG GATTACACTATAACACTGTATTTAAACCAATACTGGAAAGACGAGCGTTTGGCCTTCAGCAACGAAGACGAAATCCTGACTCTATCCGGAGATTTTGCCGAGAAAATCTGGGTTCCAGACACATTTTTTGCCAACGATAAAAACAG CTTTCTGCATGACGTAACCGAGAGAAACAAATTGGTACGTCTTAATGGCGACGGATCAATTACATACGGAATGCGGTTCACCACCACGTTGGCCTGCATGATGGATCTCCATTATTATCCCCTCGATTCGCAGAATTGTACAGTGGAAATCGAGAGCT ATGGATACACGGTTATGGACGTGGTCATGTACTGGAAAGACAGGCCCGTGCGAGGAGTCGAGGAAGCGGAATTGCCTCAGTTTACCATAATCGGATACGAAACGAACGATCGAAAGGAACGACTCGCCACag GAATTTACCAGAGACTGTCCTTGTCCTTTAAGCTACAAAGGAACATTGGgtatttcattttccaaaccTATTTGCCCAGCATTCTCATTGTGATGCTCTCATGGGTATCCTTTTGGATCAACCACGAGGCTACTAGTGCCAGAGTCGCTTTAG GTATTACAACTGTCCTTACAATGACCACTATAAGCACTGGAGTGCGCAGCTCCCTTCCTAGAATAAGCTACGTCAAGGCGATTGACATTTACTTAGTCATGTGCTTCGTCTTCGTATTCGCAGCCCTCCTTGAATACGCAGCTGTGAACTACACTTATTGGGGGGCCAGGGCCAAGAAAAAGAGCAAGAAATCTAAGGAGACTGACGAGAAAGCTGCAG GCTCGAAACTGCCTTCTTGCGACCAAAACCAGAAGCAAATAGTGAAGGGCGAGGACATTATCGAGCTGGAGGACATACGGATGAGCCCTTTACCCTCGATAAGAAACCGGAAGCTCTcggttaaaataaattcttctCAGGATTCGGAGTCATCGTCGAACTTCCCTCCTAGTTTCCGGTATAGCAGATCGTCGGGTTATATGTATACGTGCAGACAAACGCCCGGACTAAGATTTCGAG GGAATCCTGTCCATAAGCCCAAGATGCTGCACGCCATCAGGAAGGGCGCTTTGGTGCTGAAAGCTTCCATGCCAAAGATCAAGGATGTAAACTTGATAGACAAGTATTCCAGGATCATTTTCCCAGTTAgttttatgatatttaataCCATTTATTGGCTGTTTTACATTCTAGAGTAA
- the Lcch3 gene encoding gamma-aminobutyric acid receptor subunit beta-like isoform X3, translated as MEGPKLDIILLILAVYSMTKNCISGQRGSVMISDRLDNVTQTISRLLEGYDIRLRPDFGGEHLLVGMDLTIASFDAISEVNMDYTITLYLNQYWKDERLAFSNEDEILTLSGDFAEKIWVPDTFFANDKNSFLHDVTERNKLVRLNGDGSITYGMRFTTTLACMMDLHYYPLDSQNCTVEIESYGYTVMDVVMYWKDRPVRGVEEAELPQFTIIGYETNDRKERLATGIYQRLSLSFKLQRNIGYFIFQTYLPSILIVMLSWVSFWINHEATSARVALGITTVLTMTTISTGVRSSLPRISYVKAIDIYLVMCFVFVFAALLEYAAVNYTYWGARAKKKSKKSKETDEKAAAFQARNCLLATKTRSK; from the exons ATGGAAGGGCCCAAACTGGACATCATACTGCTCATCCTGGCAGTCTACAGCATGACAAAGAACTGCATAAG cgGACAACGAGGCTCTGTGATGATCTCAGATAGGTTGGATAATGTCACTCAAACTATATCCAGACTTTTGGAAGGTTACGACATTCGGCTTCGGCCAGATTTTGGGG GAGAACACCTGCTGGTGGGCATGGACCTCACAATCGCCAGTTTCGATGCCATATCCGAAGTGAATATG GATTACACTATAACACTGTATTTAAACCAATACTGGAAAGACGAGCGTTTGGCCTTCAGCAACGAAGACGAAATCCTGACTCTATCCGGAGATTTTGCCGAGAAAATCTGGGTTCCAGACACATTTTTTGCCAACGATAAAAACAG CTTTCTGCATGACGTAACCGAGAGAAACAAATTGGTACGTCTTAATGGCGACGGATCAATTACATACGGAATGCGGTTCACCACCACGTTGGCCTGCATGATGGATCTCCATTATTATCCCCTCGATTCGCAGAATTGTACAGTGGAAATCGAGAGCT ATGGATACACGGTTATGGACGTGGTCATGTACTGGAAAGACAGGCCCGTGCGAGGAGTCGAGGAAGCGGAATTGCCTCAGTTTACCATAATCGGATACGAAACGAACGATCGAAAGGAACGACTCGCCACag GAATTTACCAGAGACTGTCCTTGTCCTTTAAGCTACAAAGGAACATTGGgtatttcattttccaaaccTATTTGCCCAGCATTCTCATTGTGATGCTCTCATGGGTATCCTTTTGGATCAACCACGAGGCTACTAGTGCCAGAGTCGCTTTAG GTATTACAACTGTCCTTACAATGACCACTATAAGCACTGGAGTGCGCAGCTCCCTTCCTAGAATAAGCTACGTCAAGGCGATTGACATTTACTTAGTCATGTGCTTCGTCTTCGTATTCGCAGCCCTCCTTGAATACGCAGCTGTGAACTACACTTATTGGGGGGCCAGGGCCAAGAAAAAGAGCAAGAAATCTAAGGAGACTGACGAGAAAGCTGCAG CTTTTCAGGCTCGAAACTGCCTTCTTGCGACCAAAACCAGAAGCAAATAG